From one Candidatus Neomarinimicrobiota bacterium genomic stretch:
- the secF gene encoding protein translocase subunit SecF, with amino-acid sequence MFELIKNVNIDFLGKRKLAAMISGAVILAGLISIVLHGGPLYSIDFEGGTEIQVLFQESTDAEAVRNVLSQIGYGDAAIRGFGKVDEFLIHVKTSTQSEEQVSTIREALASIHGETGFEVRRLETVGPKIGKELKGDMISAVLIAMIGIVIYISIRFQFMYAIGALVALTHDVLITLGLFSLLNMEISLSVLAAFLFIVGYSLNDTIVVFDRVRENAKAKRNDSFESVLNLSLNQTLNRTVITSLTTLTVVMILLFFGGEVIKPFAFALTIGLVVGTYSSIFVASPVVLIWDENQKKKVQK; translated from the coding sequence ATGTTTGAATTGATCAAAAATGTAAATATCGACTTTCTCGGCAAACGCAAGCTCGCCGCCATGATTTCCGGCGCAGTTATTTTAGCCGGGTTGATAAGTATTGTTCTCCATGGTGGTCCCCTCTATAGTATTGATTTTGAGGGCGGGACCGAGATCCAGGTTTTATTTCAAGAATCCACAGATGCAGAGGCAGTTCGTAATGTCCTCTCTCAAATTGGATACGGTGATGCGGCCATCCGTGGATTTGGAAAAGTCGATGAATTTCTTATTCATGTTAAAACTTCAACCCAGAGTGAGGAGCAGGTCAGCACGATACGTGAGGCCCTGGCTTCAATCCATGGCGAAACAGGATTTGAAGTCAGGCGTCTTGAAACAGTGGGTCCTAAGATTGGTAAGGAACTCAAAGGCGATATGATCTCAGCAGTGCTCATCGCCATGATAGGGATTGTGATCTATATTTCAATTAGATTTCAATTTATGTATGCCATTGGTGCCCTGGTTGCATTGACTCATGATGTATTGATTACCCTTGGATTGTTCTCTTTACTGAACATGGAGATATCACTCTCAGTTCTGGCTGCCTTCCTGTTTATTGTGGGTTATTCACTTAACGATACAATCGTTGTGTTTGATCGGGTCAGAGAGAACGCCAAAGCCAAGCGTAATGATAGCTTTGAATCTGTCCTGAATTTGAGTTTGAATCAGACACTGAATCGAACAGTCATCACTTCATTGACAACTCTTACCGTTGTAATGATCCTGCTCTTCTTTGGTGGAGAGGTAATCAAACCTTTCGCATTTGCCTTAACTATAGGTCTGGTAGTGGGAACCTATTCTTCGATTTTTGTCGCCAGCCCCGTCGTTCTGATTTGGGATGAGAATCAGAAGAAAAAGGTACAAAAATAA
- a CDS encoding undecaprenyl/decaprenyl-phosphate alpha-N-acetylglucosaminyl 1-phosphate transferase → MTTVSYFALIYASTLWLSRFLLRYMEPEMFLDQPTERKLHTEAKPRFGGIAFGSAIIVVGWFIMNDHMQFTWYFLAGITMFLLGAIDDYWSISWRLKLPTQIMTAFLIWVQFIKAVPLISFFGISLTDNPFIIGALFIFWFVGIVNAVNLIDGMDGLAGGYIFLTSFFALVIGWVSGNKEFIYFNTIFMGAMAAFLHFNQRPAKFFMGDSGSLLLGYHVAVLPLLFFATTPSISNLNITPFILLSSYLIIDTARVFYDRLRKRLHPLEPDQNHLHHLLYNETGSYKGTLLTIFIYLSIFGVMAIISLTSSPGIIAMTCYLILTIALILVTKLTDFGLVLVNRVIERFSWDEDHLPGYQMLIRIRFLPILSLLYFISIIIISTFGQDWSTAAPLLIFSLILIIIFSFRGSIFPHNMEILLIAVGIVQIYLLNSLERFPLAELDSSIPQLIEIIRYAVLGLITVITTVNYIARSKSLGPDFWKISDLLIFFILVGMASLQPLGIGISPTMAAELGILYLANKLGLPRMLSFFAAMRSGDTSTPIHVK, encoded by the coding sequence ATGACCACAGTTAGTTATTTTGCTCTAATTTATGCTTCAACTCTATGGCTCTCTAGATTCCTCCTGAGATACATGGAACCGGAGATGTTTTTAGATCAGCCCACTGAACGAAAGCTTCATACAGAGGCAAAACCAAGGTTTGGAGGTATTGCCTTTGGTTCGGCCATAATCGTGGTTGGCTGGTTCATCATGAACGATCATATGCAATTCACCTGGTATTTTTTGGCAGGGATTACCATGTTTCTCTTGGGTGCGATCGATGATTACTGGAGCATCTCCTGGCGTTTAAAACTTCCTACTCAAATAATGACCGCTTTTCTGATTTGGGTGCAGTTTATCAAGGCAGTGCCTTTAATTTCCTTTTTCGGGATTTCGCTAACCGATAATCCCTTCATCATAGGAGCCTTATTCATCTTTTGGTTTGTAGGGATCGTGAATGCCGTAAATTTGATTGATGGGATGGATGGTCTTGCTGGGGGATACATATTTTTGACTTCCTTCTTTGCCCTGGTGATTGGTTGGGTGAGTGGAAATAAAGAGTTCATCTATTTCAATACGATTTTTATGGGTGCAATGGCCGCCTTTCTTCATTTTAATCAGAGACCTGCCAAATTTTTCATGGGGGATAGTGGTAGTTTACTCCTCGGTTACCATGTAGCCGTGCTTCCCCTCCTTTTTTTTGCTACGACCCCATCAATTTCGAATTTAAATATTACACCCTTCATTCTCCTGAGCAGCTACCTCATTATTGATACTGCTCGCGTATTTTACGATCGACTCAGAAAACGGTTGCACCCTTTAGAACCTGACCAGAACCACCTCCATCATTTACTTTATAATGAGACAGGCTCGTACAAAGGCACGTTGCTTACTATTTTTATTTATCTGAGTATTTTCGGCGTTATGGCGATTATCTCTCTTACGAGCTCCCCAGGTATCATCGCAATGACATGCTATTTGATTCTGACGATTGCACTCATTTTGGTAACAAAATTGACTGATTTTGGCCTGGTTTTGGTCAATAGAGTTATCGAGCGCTTCAGCTGGGATGAGGATCATCTCCCTGGTTACCAAATGCTGATTAGAATCCGTTTTCTACCCATATTAAGTTTGCTCTACTTTATAAGCATCATTATCATCTCAACATTTGGACAAGATTGGTCAACTGCTGCACCACTTCTAATTTTTAGCCTTATCTTAATAATAATTTTCTCATTTCGTGGCTCGATTTTTCCACATAATATGGAGATTCTGCTTATCGCTGTTGGTATAGTCCAGATTTATCTTCTAAACAGCCTTGAAAGATTTCCTCTTGCAGAGCTGGATAGTTCAATTCCTCAACTTATTGAAATTATTCGTTATGCAGTGCTTGGGTTAATCACAGTAATAACAACAGTGAATTATATCGCTAGATCAAAGTCTTTAGGACCTGATTTCTGGAAAATATCAGATCTCCTGATTTTCTTCATTCTCGTGGGGATGGCATCTCTCCAACCCTTAGGGATTGGTATTTCGCCTACCATGGCTGCAGAGTTAGGTATCCTATATTTAGCGAACAAACTTGGATTACCCCGTATGCTTAGTTTTTTTGCTGCCATGAGATCGGGTGATACGTCTACTCCAATTCACGTCAAATAA